From Echinicola soli, a single genomic window includes:
- a CDS encoding universal stress protein, with product MYQIKKLIVCLDLSEMDVTLVKFASFIAKINHTKKIYFTNVIRNLQMPKDILQEFPNLVENMVDERKGQMKAVVEQHFAKNLDTELTYVVKEGQLSKKILKLAHEKSADMILVGRKTTLPGSGVVSQRLARRASCSLTIIPETIVNPKVNKLLVPIDFSDYSKDALEEAIMIAERNGGNVDIICQNVFSVPSGYHLTGKSYDEFADVMKKNAEVNYKKFIRKIDTKGLKITPVYTVDSNDDPVEDIILKAEELDVDGIIIGAKGRTAATALFIGSMAERLIQLNEKYPLVVTRPKGKNAGILDYILEI from the coding sequence ATGTACCAAATTAAGAAACTTATCGTTTGTCTGGACCTATCTGAAATGGATGTCACGCTGGTTAAATTCGCATCGTTCATCGCTAAAATTAACCATACCAAGAAGATCTATTTCACCAATGTCATCCGTAACCTACAGATGCCAAAGGACATTCTACAGGAATTCCCCAACTTGGTGGAGAACATGGTGGATGAAAGAAAAGGGCAGATGAAAGCAGTAGTGGAGCAACACTTTGCCAAAAACCTGGATACCGAACTCACCTACGTGGTTAAAGAAGGACAACTATCAAAAAAAATACTGAAGCTTGCCCACGAAAAATCCGCTGATATGATATTGGTGGGCAGGAAAACAACCTTGCCCGGCAGTGGGGTAGTTTCCCAGCGACTGGCACGCAGGGCATCTTGCTCACTGACCATTATTCCAGAAACCATCGTTAATCCAAAAGTAAATAAACTCCTGGTACCCATTGACTTCTCTGACTACTCCAAAGATGCACTGGAAGAGGCCATCATGATTGCAGAACGAAACGGCGGCAATGTGGACATCATCTGCCAAAACGTATTCTCCGTCCCTTCCGGCTATCACCTAACGGGTAAGAGCTATGATGAATTTGCGGATGTCATGAAGAAAAATGCAGAAGTAAACTACAAGAAATTCATTCGTAAAATCGATACTAAAGGGCTAAAAATAACCCCTGTATATACGGTGGACAGTAATGACGATCCTGTAGAAGACATTATCTTAAAAGCAGAAGAACTTGATGTAGACGGTATCATAATAGGCGCAAAAGGAAGAACAGCCGCCACTGCCCTATTCATCGGTAGCATGGCCGAGCGACTTATCCAGCTAAATGAAAAATACCCATTGGTGGTTACCAGGCCTAAAGGTAAAAATGCTGGGATTTTGGACTATATATTGGAGATTTAA
- a CDS encoding HopJ type III effector protein gives MNFTDKISQNAEAISFQETMDHIEANYHFTPTRFTNGKTVNDAGQNNGSCKIFSLGRLLNLSVERTLNLFGDIYRKDVLGNPNGKDHQNIRNFIKSGWEGITFEGTALQKK, from the coding sequence ATGAATTTCACAGACAAAATAAGCCAAAACGCTGAAGCTATTTCCTTTCAGGAAACCATGGACCATATCGAAGCAAACTACCATTTTACCCCCACCCGCTTCACCAATGGAAAAACCGTCAATGACGCCGGCCAAAACAACGGCTCATGCAAAATCTTTAGCCTTGGCAGGCTCCTGAATCTCAGTGTTGAGCGAACGCTAAACTTATTTGGGGATATTTACAGAAAGGATGTTTTGGGTAATCCTAATGGGAAAGATCACCAAAACATCCGCAATTTCATCAAAAGCGGCTGGGAAGGGATTACCTTTGAAGGTACCGCGCTGCAAAAGAAGTAA
- a CDS encoding MATE family efflux transporter, which yields MTLIKIIHHFKKALSGTEEDYTVGSIRKAIFYLSIPMILEMLMESLFAVVDIFFVGKLGVQAVATVGLTESVLTIVYSVAIGLSMAATAVVARRIGEKKKKAASEAAFQAITICAVLALAIGLLGLLFAKDLLTIMGGEPELVASGYRYTQVIFAGNISVMLLFLINGVFRGAGNAVIAMRTLWLANGINIVLDPMLIFGIGFFPEMGLEGAAWATTIGRSVGVLFQLSVLLRGKAIIRFDWEVLRFKWHMVKNILKIAIGGMGQFLIESASWIVLMRIVSNSGSVALAGFTIAIRLIIFALLPAMGFSNASATLVGQNLGAKRPERAEQSAWKAAHYTAVFLGSIGLLFFLFGEYIISWFNDNPAVVQVGSDGLGIICLGYVFFAYGMVMSQSLNGAGDTKTPTLINIVVLWLFQLPLAYVLSQWFEMGATGVFIAIAVGHSVHALVSGFIFNMGKWKLMEI from the coding sequence ATGACTTTAATTAAAATCATCCATCATTTTAAAAAAGCCCTTAGCGGCACTGAAGAAGATTATACCGTAGGAAGTATTAGGAAGGCGATCTTTTATTTGTCCATTCCCATGATCCTGGAAATGCTGATGGAGTCGCTTTTTGCCGTTGTTGACATATTCTTTGTGGGTAAATTGGGAGTTCAGGCGGTGGCTACGGTTGGCTTGACAGAATCTGTACTTACCATTGTGTATTCAGTGGCCATTGGGCTGAGCATGGCGGCTACGGCCGTAGTGGCCAGAAGGATTGGGGAGAAGAAAAAGAAGGCTGCTTCAGAGGCTGCTTTTCAGGCAATCACCATTTGTGCTGTATTGGCCTTGGCCATTGGTCTATTGGGCTTGTTATTTGCAAAAGACCTTCTTACGATCATGGGAGGAGAACCCGAGCTAGTGGCCAGTGGGTATCGGTATACCCAGGTGATCTTTGCAGGAAATATCAGCGTGATGTTGCTTTTCCTGATCAATGGCGTGTTTCGCGGTGCTGGAAATGCAGTGATAGCCATGAGGACTTTATGGCTTGCCAATGGCATCAATATCGTCTTGGATCCCATGCTGATCTTTGGCATTGGTTTCTTCCCGGAAATGGGGTTGGAAGGTGCGGCTTGGGCCACTACCATTGGTCGGTCTGTAGGTGTACTTTTCCAATTGTCTGTGTTATTGAGGGGTAAAGCGATCATTAGGTTTGACTGGGAAGTGTTGCGTTTCAAATGGCATATGGTCAAAAATATCCTGAAAATCGCCATTGGGGGAATGGGGCAATTTTTGATCGAATCTGCAAGTTGGATTGTGCTGATGAGAATTGTTTCCAATTCGGGAAGTGTTGCGCTGGCCGGATTTACCATAGCCATCCGATTAATTATTTTCGCATTACTTCCAGCCATGGGTTTTTCCAATGCTTCAGCTACCTTGGTAGGACAAAATTTGGGAGCCAAACGGCCGGAAAGGGCGGAGCAATCTGCTTGGAAAGCTGCTCATTATACAGCTGTTTTTCTGGGAAGCATTGGCCTGTTGTTTTTCCTTTTTGGGGAATACATAATCAGCTGGTTCAATGACAATCCAGCCGTGGTACAGGTGGGGAGCGACGGACTCGGTATCATCTGCTTGGGATACGTTTTCTTTGCTTACGGCATGGTCATGAGTCAATCTCTCAACGGGGCCGGCGATACCAAAACCCCAACACTGATCAACATCGTAGTGCTATGGTTGTTTCAATTACCCTTGGCATATGTGCTTTCCCAGTGGTTTGAGATGGGCGCTACAGGGGTGTTTATAGCCATTGCGGTTGGGCATTCTGTTCATGCGCTGGTGAGTGGCTTTATCTTTAACATGGGCAAATGGAAGCTGATGGAGATATAG
- the serA gene encoding phosphoglycerate dehydrogenase: MTTDKKFIIDFDSTFTQVEALDILGEISLRNDPKRDEKLKAIKDITDLGMEGKLNLRESLERRIEILQANKSQIAELIDALRQKVSKSFQRNREFFEENAENIYILSNGFKDFITPVVAAYGLKEENVFANDFIYDGEGNIVDLNKENLLSNNNGKPATIKSLKLEGDVYVIGDGYTDYEIKASGLANKFYAFTENINRPKVSSKADHIAPSLDEILYVNKMNKKFSYPKSRINVLLLENVHPIGVEIMKQEGYNVEVISSAMSEEELCEKIKNVSIIGIRSKTQITKKVLENANRLMAVGAFCIGTNQIDLETCQEKGIAVFNAPFSNTRSVVELAISEIIFLMRNLHDKTLKMHQGVWNKSASGSFEVRGKKLGIIGYGNIGAQLSVLAENMGMNVFYYDIVERLALGNATKIDSLDELLETCDIISLHVDGRTENKNILNKEKIFKMKKGAILVNLSRGHVVEVPALRDALESGHLAGAAVDVFPSEPKNNDEPFESELIGCPNTILTPHIGGSTLEAQENIAQFVPGKIIEYINTGNTFNSVNFPNIQLPFLKDAHRLIHIHQNAPGVMAKINQVLASYKINIVGQYLKTNEKIGYVITDIDKRYSNDVIDALKEIEGTIRFRILY; the protein is encoded by the coding sequence ATGACCACTGATAAAAAGTTTATCATCGATTTTGACAGCACCTTTACACAAGTGGAGGCATTGGATATTTTGGGAGAGATCAGCTTGAGAAATGATCCCAAAAGAGATGAAAAATTGAAAGCCATCAAGGACATTACCGACTTGGGTATGGAAGGGAAATTAAATCTTCGCGAAAGCCTTGAAAGAAGAATCGAAATCCTGCAAGCAAACAAATCGCAAATAGCAGAACTTATCGATGCACTCCGGCAAAAGGTGTCCAAGTCTTTTCAGCGAAACAGGGAGTTTTTCGAAGAAAATGCAGAGAACATTTACATCCTTTCCAATGGCTTTAAGGACTTCATCACCCCTGTAGTAGCTGCTTACGGCCTAAAGGAGGAAAATGTATTTGCCAATGATTTTATTTACGATGGAGAAGGTAATATTGTCGACCTGAACAAGGAAAACCTTCTTTCCAATAATAACGGCAAACCTGCTACTATCAAAAGCCTCAAGCTGGAGGGCGATGTCTATGTCATTGGTGATGGCTACACAGACTACGAAATCAAAGCTTCTGGCTTGGCCAACAAGTTTTACGCATTTACCGAAAATATCAATAGACCTAAGGTTTCATCAAAAGCGGATCATATTGCTCCCAGTCTGGATGAAATTTTGTATGTTAATAAAATGAACAAAAAATTCAGCTATCCAAAAAGCAGGATCAATGTGCTTCTATTGGAAAATGTCCATCCTATCGGAGTGGAAATCATGAAGCAGGAAGGCTACAATGTAGAAGTGATAAGCTCTGCTATGTCCGAAGAGGAATTGTGTGAAAAGATCAAAAATGTGTCCATCATAGGCATTCGGTCAAAAACACAGATCACTAAAAAAGTCCTTGAAAACGCCAACAGACTGATGGCTGTCGGTGCCTTCTGTATCGGCACCAACCAAATCGACTTGGAAACCTGTCAGGAAAAGGGCATCGCTGTTTTCAATGCGCCTTTTAGCAATACACGCTCTGTCGTGGAACTCGCCATATCGGAAATCATCTTCCTGATGCGTAACCTACACGACAAGACTTTAAAAATGCACCAAGGTGTATGGAACAAATCTGCCTCCGGAAGCTTTGAAGTAAGAGGTAAAAAGTTGGGCATCATTGGATACGGTAATATTGGTGCGCAACTTTCCGTATTGGCAGAAAACATGGGCATGAATGTATTCTATTATGACATTGTCGAACGACTGGCTCTCGGCAATGCCACTAAAATAGATTCATTGGATGAGCTGTTGGAAACCTGCGATATCATCTCGCTACATGTGGATGGCAGAACAGAAAACAAAAACATCTTGAACAAAGAGAAAATCTTCAAGATGAAAAAAGGTGCCATTTTGGTCAACCTCAGCAGAGGCCATGTGGTGGAAGTTCCTGCCCTCAGAGATGCGCTGGAAAGCGGTCACCTTGCGGGAGCTGCAGTGGACGTATTCCCTTCAGAACCAAAAAACAATGACGAACCGTTTGAATCCGAGCTTATCGGCTGTCCAAACACCATCTTGACACCTCATATAGGTGGCAGTACTTTGGAGGCACAGGAAAACATTGCGCAGTTTGTACCAGGTAAGATCATCGAATACATCAATACCGGAAATACGTTTAACAGTGTAAACTTCCCCAATATCCAGCTTCCTTTCCTTAAGGATGCCCACCGATTGATCCATATTCACCAAAATGCTCCCGGCGTAATGGCCAAGATCAATCAGGTCCTCGCAAGCTACAAAATCAATATCGTCGGCCAATACCTGAAAACCAACGAAAAGATTGGCTATGTGATCACCGATATTGACAAGCGCTATTCAAATGACGTCATCGATGCCCTTAAGGAAATCGAAGGCACGATCCGGTTCAGAATTCTTTACTAA
- a CDS encoding DUF4920 domain-containing protein, translating to MKINVQLLLAFFLSFSFLACEGEKHDRKKDNISANKDEIAGSYGEQIANGGMISLAGMLETLKSQGKFEGKISGEINEVCAKKGCWLTMDLPNGESMRVTFKDYGFFVPKNAQGYPVVLEGEAVSVVTDVKTLRHYAQDGGATPEEIEKIKEPKEEYTFVATGVLIQDKL from the coding sequence ATGAAAATTAACGTTCAACTACTTTTGGCGTTTTTTTTATCTTTCTCTTTTTTGGCTTGCGAAGGTGAAAAACATGACCGGAAAAAAGATAACATTTCGGCAAACAAAGATGAAATAGCAGGGTCATATGGAGAGCAGATCGCCAATGGTGGAATGATTTCACTTGCAGGTATGTTGGAGACCTTGAAATCACAGGGGAAGTTTGAGGGGAAGATCAGTGGGGAGATCAATGAGGTGTGTGCCAAAAAGGGATGCTGGCTTACAATGGACCTACCAAATGGAGAGTCGATGCGGGTGACCTTTAAAGATTATGGATTCTTTGTTCCCAAAAACGCCCAAGGGTACCCTGTGGTGCTTGAGGGGGAGGCCGTAAGCGTGGTTACTGATGTGAAGACTTTGAGACATTATGCCCAGGATGGTGGCGCTACACCTGAAGAGATCGAGAAAATAAAAGAGCCAAAAGAGGAGTACACCTTTGTAGCTACAGGAGTATTGATTCAAGATAAATTATAA
- a CDS encoding DoxX family protein, translating to MELIKKIIYWLCYTYYLYVFGYASLFKVFQKKSMMENMLSLGFNKTWTTLIGIGELLGVMMLVAGLFWQPLRNGAILLLFPFAVGAFTAHMAHQEYLYFYNSLIMCILSVVILTLDKNFNISL from the coding sequence ATGGAACTGATCAAGAAAATTATCTACTGGCTTTGTTATACCTATTACCTGTATGTATTTGGCTACGCCTCGTTATTTAAGGTATTCCAAAAAAAATCGATGATGGAAAATATGCTATCGCTCGGCTTTAATAAAACCTGGACAACCCTAATTGGAATTGGAGAATTATTGGGTGTCATGATGTTGGTAGCCGGACTGTTTTGGCAGCCGTTGAGAAACGGGGCAATACTATTACTTTTCCCATTTGCAGTCGGAGCCTTTACCGCACATATGGCACATCAGGAATACCTTTACTTCTACAACTCACTCATAATGTGCATACTGTCAGTAGTAATCTTGACATTGGACAAAAACTTCAATATCTCGCTCTAA
- the sppA gene encoding signal peptide peptidase SppA, whose protein sequence is MKFLSNVLAVILGLMIFSVISFILFAGLITFSTAEEKVTISDNTVLHINLENIVLVERTSEDNIDLSSFGPIPAAYKIGLANVKKAIRTAKGNDNIKGIYLQAGTVMANPAALTELRNELIDFKESGKFIVSYSELYSEGGYFLSSAASEIYLNPMGGLEFNGLSSEVLFFKGLLEKLEIEPVIFRVGEYKSAVEPFILDQMSDANRLQTESFLGDLNNYMIRQVAESRDLEYDTLKEANDQMLVREPQDAADLGLVDGVWYDDQVKDLLREKLGLEADAEITTINITGINKTAKTKNLTASNRIAVIVAEGEIVSGEVKGTISSEVFAREIKKARMDDDIKAIVLRVNSPGGSVLASEVIWREMDEARKVKPVIASMSSLAASGGYYIAAPADTIVAQPNTITGSIGIFGMWFNAEGLLNNKLGITTDVAKTGEFSDFMNPTRQLSEVEKNIIQKQIESGYDTFLTRVANGRKMSKDAVKEVASGRVWSGLQAKENGLVDVLGGLDDAIQIAASKANIGEDYRVLYYPKQKTIFEQIMTELGTDIEARYMHYRFGESYRLLEKIENIQQMKGIHARLPFDVVLK, encoded by the coding sequence ATGAAATTTTTAAGCAATGTTCTGGCGGTAATTTTGGGATTGATGATTTTTTCTGTCATCAGTTTCATTTTATTTGCTGGCTTGATCACGTTTTCCACTGCGGAGGAAAAAGTCACCATTAGTGATAATACGGTACTCCATATCAACTTGGAAAATATTGTGCTGGTAGAAAGGACTTCTGAGGACAATATTGACCTTTCCTCTTTTGGCCCTATTCCTGCGGCCTATAAAATCGGACTGGCAAACGTAAAAAAAGCAATCCGCACGGCTAAAGGTAATGATAATATCAAAGGCATTTACCTTCAAGCTGGAACAGTAATGGCCAATCCAGCGGCCTTGACAGAACTTCGAAATGAGTTAATAGATTTTAAAGAATCAGGAAAATTCATCGTTTCGTATTCGGAACTATACAGCGAAGGCGGCTATTTCCTATCTTCCGCAGCAAGTGAAATTTACCTAAACCCTATGGGCGGCCTTGAATTCAACGGCCTTTCATCCGAAGTATTGTTTTTTAAAGGCTTGCTGGAAAAACTTGAAATAGAACCTGTGATTTTCAGGGTCGGAGAATATAAAAGTGCAGTGGAGCCCTTTATACTCGACCAAATGAGTGATGCCAACAGGCTGCAAACCGAATCATTCCTTGGTGACCTGAACAATTATATGATCCGTCAGGTAGCCGAAAGCAGAGACCTGGAATATGATACACTTAAAGAAGCCAACGATCAAATGTTGGTTCGTGAACCACAGGATGCAGCTGATTTGGGGCTTGTAGATGGAGTTTGGTACGACGACCAAGTAAAGGACCTGCTGAGGGAAAAACTCGGATTGGAGGCTGATGCTGAAATCACCACCATCAACATCACCGGCATCAACAAAACCGCCAAGACCAAAAATCTCACCGCCAGTAACCGAATTGCTGTAATCGTAGCGGAAGGAGAAATTGTCAGTGGTGAAGTAAAAGGCACTATCAGTTCCGAGGTGTTTGCCAGGGAAATCAAAAAAGCCCGGATGGATGATGATATCAAGGCGATTGTCCTTAGGGTAAATTCTCCTGGAGGTTCTGTCCTGGCATCCGAAGTGATTTGGAGAGAAATGGATGAAGCCCGAAAAGTAAAACCGGTGATCGCATCCATGTCCTCTTTGGCAGCTTCCGGTGGTTATTATATCGCTGCACCAGCAGATACGATCGTCGCTCAACCGAATACCATCACTGGATCAATTGGAATCTTCGGTATGTGGTTTAATGCAGAAGGCCTGCTCAACAACAAACTGGGCATCACCACTGACGTGGCAAAGACCGGTGAATTTTCGGATTTCATGAATCCTACACGCCAGCTGAGTGAAGTAGAAAAGAACATCATCCAAAAGCAAATAGAAAGTGGCTATGATACATTCTTAACGCGCGTGGCAAATGGAAGAAAAATGAGCAAGGATGCCGTGAAGGAGGTGGCATCCGGAAGAGTTTGGAGCGGGCTGCAAGCGAAAGAAAATGGACTGGTAGATGTCCTTGGTGGCCTGGATGATGCGATCCAAATCGCCGCATCCAAAGCCAATATCGGTGAAGACTACCGCGTACTATATTATCCCAAACAAAAAACCATCTTCGAACAGATCATGACAGAATTGGGAACGGACATCGAAGCCAGGTACATGCACTATCGGTTTGGGGAATCCTATCGACTGCTTGAGAAAATCGAGAACATCCAGCAAATGAAAGGCATCCATGCAAGACTGCCTTTTGATGTAGTGCTCAAGTAA
- a CDS encoding winged helix-turn-helix transcriptional regulator: MKKENSTNHLNEVYWKEHCGISHTLSLIGGRWKINILVYLLHEKKLRYSELRKRLEGISERMLIAKLKELQHDGLVHRIVYQQVPPKVEYELTDRGRSLKGILEEMEDWGESHLPQEKRSG; this comes from the coding sequence GTGAAGAAAGAAAATTCTACCAACCACCTTAATGAAGTCTACTGGAAGGAGCATTGCGGGATTTCCCATACCCTTTCGTTGATAGGAGGAAGGTGGAAAATCAATATACTGGTTTACCTTCTGCACGAAAAGAAACTACGATATAGTGAACTTCGGAAGCGGTTAGAGGGCATTTCTGAACGTATGCTCATTGCAAAGCTTAAGGAACTTCAACATGATGGACTGGTCCACAGGATTGTTTATCAGCAAGTGCCACCAAAAGTGGAGTATGAACTTACCGACCGCGGTAGATCGCTTAAGGGGATATTGGAAGAAATGGAGGATTGGGGCGAGTCCCATCTGCCACAAGAAAAAAGGTCTGGATGA
- the folK gene encoding 2-amino-4-hydroxy-6-hydroxymethyldihydropteridine diphosphokinase, whose amino-acid sequence MRQVVLLIGGNLGDRERLIQAAVKKLESKFRLVSTSSLYETVAWGGKSSGSYLNQAVVFMTTLKAEAVLDITQGVENELGRKRLEKWGDRTMDIDIIYFGNEVMDTDRLKVPHPLMVERRFVLTPLVEIMPDLIHPVLNKTNKELLEACTDPCEVVKV is encoded by the coding sequence ATGCGGCAAGTTGTTCTGTTAATAGGAGGGAATTTAGGAGATAGGGAAAGGCTGATCCAAGCCGCGGTGAAAAAGCTTGAAAGTAAGTTCAGGTTGGTCAGCACTTCATCTCTTTATGAGACAGTAGCTTGGGGAGGAAAATCCTCCGGTAGTTACCTAAATCAAGCCGTGGTATTTATGACAACGCTGAAAGCAGAAGCGGTGCTGGACATCACCCAAGGAGTGGAAAACGAATTGGGCAGGAAGCGGTTGGAAAAATGGGGAGACAGAACCATGGACATCGATATTATCTACTTTGGGAATGAGGTGATGGACACCGACAGGTTAAAGGTGCCTCATCCTTTGATGGTAGAAAGGAGATTTGTGTTGACACCCTTAGTTGAGATCATGCCAGATCTAATCCATCCTGTTTTAAACAAGACCAATAAGGAACTGCTTGAGGCGTGTACTGATCCCTGCGAAGTGGTCAAAGTGTAG